In a genomic window of Syntrophobacterales bacterium:
- a CDS encoding tRNA 2-thiocytidine(32) synthetase TtcA, which produces MENGIKRTKLFLHLKKWLERAALDYGMIAAGDKVLVGVSGGVDSMALLSLLNTPMLYLPPFAVMAVHIDLGFDPQDIGAGVLARWLQEGGHDFVIDRTDIGPLSHSDYNRKNPCFLCSRLRRKRIFEIAEQHGCNKIAFAHHRDDIIETLLINIFYGREISTMVPDQSIFGGKLHIIRPLAYMEEALVKKFAAEQGFPVIEELCPTSSVSRRRYIKDLLKKLAEENPDIKENIWKSMGHVKTDYIPAKLGGK; this is translated from the coding sequence TTGGAAAACGGGATAAAAAGGACGAAATTGTTTCTTCATTTGAAGAAATGGCTGGAAAGGGCAGCGCTGGATTACGGGATGATCGCCGCCGGAGACAAGGTGCTGGTTGGCGTTTCCGGCGGGGTGGACAGCATGGCTCTGCTGAGTCTGCTGAATACCCCGATGCTCTATCTTCCCCCTTTTGCCGTCATGGCTGTACATATCGATCTGGGTTTCGACCCGCAGGATATTGGCGCCGGGGTTCTTGCCCGCTGGCTGCAGGAGGGGGGCCATGATTTTGTCATTGACAGGACGGATATCGGGCCGCTTTCTCATAGCGACTACAACCGCAAGAACCCCTGTTTCCTTTGTTCCCGGCTTCGCCGCAAGCGGATCTTCGAGATCGCCGAACAGCATGGCTGCAACAAGATCGCCTTTGCCCATCATCGCGATGACATCATCGAAACCCTTCTGATCAATATTTTTTATGGGAGGGAGATAAGCACGATGGTTCCCGATCAGTCGATTTTCGGGGGAAAACTGCATATAATCCGGCCGCTCGCATATATGGAGGAAGCGCTGGTGAAAAAGTTTGCCGCGGAACAGGGATTTCCTGTTATTGAAGAGCTCTGTCCTACCAGCTCTGTTTCCCGCCGTCGCTACATAAAGGATCTGCTCAAAAAACTTGCCGAGGAGAATCCCGATATAAAGGAGAATATCTGGAAGTCAATGGGCCATGTCAAAACCGATTATATTCCGGCAAAGCTGGGCGGAAAATGA
- the eno gene encoding phosphopyruvate hydratase: MTEIISINAREILDSRGNPTIETEVTIASGITARASVPSGASTGEHEAVELRDGDKKRYLGKGVLKAVNNVMDKIAPEIVGMDCLNQREIDRQMLSLDGTENKGKLGANAILSVSLACARAGAEVLELPLYRYIGGVIAHEIPVPMANIINGGQHADNNVDIQEFMAMPVGATSFREGIRMVAEVFHNLKAVLKAKGYNTSVGDEGGFAPNLKSNEEAFALIVAAIERAGYEPGRDCAIAIDTAASSFYSKGKYIMAAEKKPEKTSEEMVKYYAGLIKKYPIVSIEDGLAEDDWDGWKMMTETLGSKIQIVGDDLFVTNPKRLQRGIELAAANSILIKLNQIGTLTETLATIKLAHESGFTTVVSHRSGETEDTSMADIAVAANCGQIKSGSTSRTERLAKYNQLMRIEEELGDAAIYRGKAVLYSIRGKK; this comes from the coding sequence ATGACAGAAATCATCAGCATCAACGCCAGAGAGATTCTCGATTCACGCGGGAACCCGACAATCGAAACCGAGGTAACCATTGCCTCCGGAATTACAGCCCGGGCATCAGTGCCGTCGGGCGCTTCGACCGGTGAACATGAAGCCGTGGAGTTGCGGGACGGTGACAAAAAACGCTATCTGGGCAAGGGCGTCTTGAAGGCCGTAAACAACGTCATGGACAAGATAGCGCCGGAAATCGTCGGGATGGACTGCCTGAATCAGCGGGAAATCGACAGGCAGATGCTCTCGCTCGATGGGACGGAAAACAAGGGGAAACTGGGCGCCAATGCCATTCTCAGCGTCTCTCTGGCCTGCGCAAGAGCCGGAGCGGAGGTTCTGGAGCTGCCGCTTTACCGCTACATCGGCGGCGTCATCGCCCATGAAATTCCGGTGCCGATGGCCAACATCATCAATGGCGGCCAGCATGCCGACAACAACGTTGACATCCAGGAGTTCATGGCCATGCCGGTCGGCGCGACCAGCTTCCGCGAAGGCATTCGCATGGTTGCCGAGGTCTTTCATAACCTGAAGGCAGTCCTGAAAGCGAAGGGCTACAACACCTCAGTCGGTGACGAGGGTGGATTTGCCCCCAATCTTAAATCCAATGAGGAGGCCTTTGCGCTCATTGTTGCGGCGATCGAAAGGGCCGGGTACGAACCGGGCCGGGATTGCGCAATCGCCATCGACACCGCAGCCAGCTCGTTCTACAGCAAAGGCAAATACATAATGGCCGCGGAGAAGAAACCGGAAAAAACATCCGAGGAGATGGTAAAGTATTACGCCGGTCTTATAAAAAAATATCCGATTGTCTCCATCGAGGACGGACTCGCCGAAGACGACTGGGACGGTTGGAAAATGATGACGGAGACCCTTGGCTCAAAAATTCAGATTGTCGGCGACGACCTCTTTGTCACCAACCCCAAGCGTCTCCAGCGGGGAATCGAACTCGCAGCGGCAAACTCCATTCTCATAAAACTTAACCAGATCGGCACACTGACGGAAACGCTTGCGACAATCAAGCTTGCCCACGAGTCGGGCTTCACAACGGTCGTCTCGCACCGGTCGGGGGAGACGGAAGACACCTCGATGGCCGACATCGCCGTCGCCGCCAACTGCGGGCAGATCAAAAGCGGTTCCACGTCAAGGACGGAAAGACTGGCGAAGTACAACCAACTTATGAGAATCGAAGAAGAGCTGGGCGATGCGGCGATTTACCGGGGTAAAGCGGTTCTGTATTCGATCCGGGGTAAAAAATAA